Proteins co-encoded in one Cupriavidus nantongensis genomic window:
- the folD gene encoding bifunctional methylenetetrahydrofolate dehydrogenase/methenyltetrahydrofolate cyclohydrolase FolD — protein sequence MPAQLIDGNALAKQIRSEAAQRAARLTELGHQPGLAVVLVGEDPASQVYVRNKVKACEDNGFHSSLDRYPADLSEADLLARIDQLNRDPRIHGILVQLPLPKHIDSHKVLEAIAPEKDVDGFHVANAGALMTGAPLFRPCTPYGCMKMLESIQYPLRGARAVVVGASNIVGKPMAMLLLQAGATVTICNSKTRDIGAHTRDADVVVAAVGKRNLITADMVKPGAVVIDVGMNRDDHGKLCGDVDFAGVREVAGYITPVPGGVGPMTITMLLINTLEAAERAAG from the coding sequence ATGCCCGCCCAACTGATCGACGGCAACGCCCTTGCCAAGCAAATCCGCTCCGAAGCCGCCCAGCGCGCCGCCCGCCTGACCGAACTCGGCCACCAGCCCGGCCTGGCCGTGGTCCTGGTCGGCGAAGACCCGGCCAGCCAGGTCTACGTGCGCAACAAGGTCAAGGCCTGCGAGGACAACGGCTTCCATTCGTCGCTGGACCGCTATCCGGCCGACCTGTCCGAGGCCGACCTGCTGGCCCGCATCGACCAACTCAATCGCGATCCGCGCATCCACGGCATCCTGGTGCAGCTGCCGCTGCCCAAGCACATCGACAGCCACAAGGTGCTCGAAGCGATCGCGCCGGAAAAGGACGTCGACGGCTTCCACGTGGCCAATGCCGGCGCGCTGATGACCGGCGCGCCGCTGTTCCGCCCGTGCACCCCCTACGGCTGCATGAAGATGCTGGAATCGATCCAGTACCCGCTGCGCGGCGCGCGCGCGGTGGTGGTGGGCGCCTCCAACATCGTCGGCAAGCCGATGGCGATGCTGCTGCTGCAGGCCGGCGCCACCGTCACCATCTGCAACAGCAAGACCCGCGATATCGGCGCCCACACCCGCGACGCCGACGTGGTGGTGGCCGCGGTCGGCAAGCGCAACCTGATCACGGCCGACATGGTCAAGCCCGGCGCGGTGGTGATCGATGTCGGCATGAACCGCGATGACCACGGCAAGCTGTGCGGCGATGTCGACTTCGCCGGCGTGCGCGAAGTCGCCGGCTACATCACGCCGGTGCCGGGCGGGGTCGGGCCGATGACCATCACCATGCTGCTGATCAATACGCTGGAAGCGGCCGAGCGCGCCGCGGGCTGA
- a CDS encoding response regulator transcription factor gives MTATPNPTPHRGETVFIVDDDEAMRDSLTWLLEGNGYQVRSFTSAEQFLAAYDASQVSCLILDVRMPGMSGPELQERMLAEQIDIPIVFITGHGDVPMAVSTMKRGAIDFIEKPFDESELRALVERMLQKARTDHSTAREQRAAKDLLGKLTTREQQVLERIVAGRLNKQIADDLGISIKTVEAHRANIMEKLNVNTVADLLRLALSRNS, from the coding sequence ATGACCGCAACGCCAAACCCCACGCCCCACCGCGGCGAGACCGTGTTCATCGTCGACGACGATGAGGCCATGCGCGACTCGCTGACCTGGCTGCTGGAGGGCAATGGCTATCAGGTGCGCAGCTTTACCAGCGCCGAGCAGTTCCTCGCCGCCTACGACGCCAGCCAGGTGTCCTGCCTGATCCTGGACGTGCGCATGCCCGGCATGAGCGGGCCCGAGCTGCAGGAGCGCATGCTGGCCGAGCAGATCGACATCCCGATCGTCTTCATCACCGGCCACGGCGACGTGCCGATGGCGGTGTCGACGATGAAGCGCGGCGCGATCGACTTTATCGAAAAGCCGTTCGACGAGTCCGAGCTGCGCGCGCTGGTCGAGCGCATGCTGCAGAAGGCTCGCACCGACCACTCCACCGCGCGCGAGCAGCGCGCCGCCAAGGACCTGCTGGGCAAGCTGACCACGCGCGAGCAGCAGGTGCTGGAGCGCATCGTGGCCGGCCGCCTGAACAAGCAGATCGCCGACGACCTGGGCATTTCCATCAAGACCGTGGAGGCGCACCGCGCCAACATCATGGAAAAGCTCAACGTCAATACCGTCGCCGACCTGCTGCGCCTGGCGCTGTCGCGCAACAGCTGA
- a CDS encoding PAS domain S-box protein: MPFFNRLDRLFRSLRAAMLPSDASGTAKAAGGESAHVPHAPSPAAGLGPIEALGPDDGVPVAPPRGLWWLRWRNLVATSWFMFIPLVAIVLFTVAVGVILWSLHETERQQQRDALYRDAAWAQQRVRLSLLSNQDQLASLARDIAAAQLEQGAYRTAAQEILRENPEIVFINWLDATKRGRWSLPSTSEFASRLRENQDQPLEPEVLDTFDAARETQRVVYSRPLVNERGDSFMLMEVPIVRDNEFLGTLGALYSINGILTHLLPPELTERYRFSLIDKNNQTRASTSLRPVPGNALSYEVLLDPPGHSLSLRADAYPPASNLPNNMLLWLVVGLSCFLLWSLWSMWRHTSRRSEAQRALLAETSFRRAMENSMLIGLRALDLNGRITYVNPAFCRMTGWQENDLVGRLPPFPYWPPNDQQEMQKQIDLTLQGKSPAGGYEMRVMRRDGSSFYARMYVSPLVDSRGRHTGWMSSMTDITEPKRAREELAAAHDRFTTVLESLDAAVSVLATDKAELLFANRYYRQLFGWEAEGHVKLAGDELDKDQVSSDNTDYVDAYAGLPASELMPYASDAREVFVPDMQKWFEVRRRYIQWVDGHLAQMQIATDITVRKAAEEMARQHEERLQFTSRLTTMGEMASSLAHELNQPLAAINNYCMGAVARLHSGRSTPEDLIPVLEKTSAQAVRAGTIISRIRGFVKRSQPQRREAALHDIVADAVGLADLEATRRRVTILTRLPAPPMTVYVDPVLIEQVLVNLLKNAVEAMAGLPAMRAGGVVRLHARVESGEIGDNVHIDVIDQGPGVDEATKERLFEPFFSTKSDGMGMGLNICRSIIESHQGRLWVENNVDGIGCTFKIMLPLQSAPAETIAE, from the coding sequence ATGCCGTTTTTCAACCGCCTCGACCGTCTTTTCCGCAGCCTGCGTGCCGCCATGCTTCCCTCCGATGCGTCGGGTACAGCCAAGGCCGCCGGCGGCGAGTCCGCGCATGTCCCGCATGCGCCTTCCCCGGCGGCGGGCCTGGGGCCGATCGAGGCGCTGGGTCCGGACGACGGCGTGCCGGTGGCGCCGCCGCGCGGCCTGTGGTGGCTGCGCTGGCGCAACCTGGTCGCCACCAGCTGGTTCATGTTCATCCCGCTGGTTGCCATTGTGCTCTTCACCGTGGCCGTGGGCGTGATCCTGTGGTCGCTGCACGAGACCGAACGGCAGCAGCAGCGCGACGCGCTGTACCGCGACGCGGCGTGGGCGCAGCAACGCGTGCGCCTGTCGCTGCTGAGCAACCAGGACCAGTTGGCCTCGCTCGCGCGCGACATCGCCGCCGCGCAGCTGGAGCAAGGCGCCTACCGCACCGCGGCGCAGGAAATCCTGCGCGAGAACCCCGAGATCGTCTTTATCAACTGGCTCGACGCCACCAAGCGCGGGCGCTGGTCGCTGCCATCGACCTCCGAGTTCGCCAGCCGCCTGCGCGAGAACCAGGACCAGCCGCTCGAACCCGAAGTGCTCGACACCTTCGACGCCGCGCGCGAGACCCAGCGCGTGGTCTACTCGCGCCCGCTGGTCAACGAGCGCGGCGACAGCTTCATGCTGATGGAAGTGCCGATCGTGCGCGACAACGAGTTCCTCGGCACGCTGGGCGCGCTCTATTCGATCAACGGCATCCTGACCCACCTGCTGCCGCCCGAGCTGACCGAGCGCTACCGCTTCTCGCTGATCGACAAGAACAACCAGACCCGCGCCAGCACCTCGCTGCGGCCGGTGCCGGGCAACGCGCTGTCGTACGAGGTGCTGCTCGACCCGCCGGGTCATTCGCTGTCGCTGCGCGCCGATGCCTACCCGCCGGCATCGAACCTGCCCAACAACATGCTGCTGTGGCTGGTGGTGGGGCTGTCCTGCTTCCTGCTGTGGAGCCTGTGGAGCATGTGGCGGCACACCAGCCGCCGCTCCGAGGCGCAGCGCGCGCTGCTGGCCGAGACCTCGTTCCGGCGCGCGATGGAAAACTCGATGCTGATCGGCCTGCGCGCGCTCGACCTGAACGGCCGCATCACCTATGTCAACCCGGCCTTCTGCCGCATGACCGGCTGGCAGGAGAACGACCTGGTCGGGCGCCTGCCGCCCTTCCCCTACTGGCCGCCCAACGACCAGCAGGAGATGCAGAAGCAGATCGACCTGACGCTGCAGGGCAAGTCGCCCGCCGGCGGCTACGAGATGCGCGTGATGCGCCGCGACGGCAGCAGCTTCTATGCCCGCATGTACGTGTCGCCGCTGGTCGACAGCCGCGGCCGCCATACCGGCTGGATGAGCTCGATGACGGATATCACCGAGCCCAAGCGCGCGCGCGAGGAACTGGCCGCCGCGCACGACCGCTTCACCACCGTGCTGGAAAGCCTGGACGCCGCGGTGTCGGTACTGGCCACCGACAAGGCCGAGCTGCTGTTCGCCAACCGCTACTACCGCCAGCTGTTCGGCTGGGAAGCCGAGGGCCACGTCAAGCTGGCCGGCGACGAGCTCGACAAGGACCAGGTCTCGAGCGACAACACCGACTATGTCGATGCCTATGCCGGCCTGCCGGCCTCGGAGCTGATGCCGTACGCGTCGGATGCGCGCGAGGTGTTCGTGCCCGACATGCAGAAATGGTTCGAGGTGCGCCGCCGCTATATCCAGTGGGTCGACGGCCACCTGGCGCAGATGCAGATCGCCACCGACATCACCGTGCGCAAGGCCGCCGAGGAAATGGCGCGCCAGCATGAAGAGCGCCTGCAGTTCACCAGCCGCCTGACCACCATGGGCGAGATGGCGTCGTCGCTGGCGCACGAACTGAACCAGCCGCTGGCGGCGATCAACAACTACTGCATGGGCGCGGTGGCGCGGCTGCATTCGGGGCGCAGCACGCCCGAGGACCTGATCCCGGTGCTGGAGAAGACCTCGGCGCAGGCGGTGCGGGCCGGCACCATCATCAGCCGCATCCGCGGCTTCGTGAAGCGCAGCCAGCCGCAGCGGCGCGAGGCCGCGCTGCACGACATCGTCGCCGACGCGGTGGGCCTGGCCGACCTGGAAGCCACGCGCCGCCGCGTCACCATCCTGACCCGGCTGCCGGCGCCACCGATGACGGTCTATGTCGATCCGGTGCTGATCGAGCAGGTGCTGGTGAACCTGCTCAAGAACGCGGTCGAGGCCATGGCCGGGCTGCCGGCGATGCGCGCCGGCGGCGTGGTGCGGCTGCATGCGCGGGTCGAGTCCGGCGAGATCGGCGACAACGTCCATATCGACGTGATCGACCAGGGCCCGGGCGTCGACGAGGCCACCAAGGAGCGGCTGTTCGAGCCCTTCTTCAGCACCAAGTCCGACGGCATGGGCATGGGGCTGAACATCTGCCGCTCGATCATCGAGTCGCACCAGGGCCGGCTGTGGGTCGAGAACAATGTCGACGGCATTGGCTGTACATTCAAGATCATGCTGCCGCTGCAGTCGGCGCCGGCCGAAACCATCGCCGAATAA
- the aceE gene encoding pyruvate dehydrogenase (acetyl-transferring), homodimeric type, protein MSAVPEQILGASSANDADPQETHEWLDALQGVLAAEGPARAAFLIDKQIEYARVNGVTQPFHAETQYINTIPVEQQARIPGDQDIEHRIRSYTRWNAMAMVLRANKHTNVGGHISSFASAATLYDVGYNHFWRAPSEQSGGDLVFVQGHSAPGVYSRAFLLGRLTPDQLDNFRQEVDGKGISSYPHPWLMPDFWQFPTVSMGLGPIMAIYQARFMKYLDSRGLAKAGDRKVWAFLGDGETDEPESLGAIGMAGREKLDNLVFVINCNLQRLDGPVRGNGKIIQELESEFRGAGWNVIKVVWGSKWDALLARDTKGLLMKRMMECVDGEYQTMKAKDGAYVREHFFNTPELKAMVADWSDEDIWRLNRGGHDPHKIYAAYKAASEHKGQPTLILAKTIKGYGMGDAGQAMNVAHQQKKMPVDAIRKFRDQFNIPVADDKLEEVPYITFEEGSKELEYMRQARMNLGGYLPARRQKAEALQVPELKAFEALLKATGEGREVSTTMAFVRILNTLLKDKQIGKHVVPIVPDESRTFGMEGLFRQVGIWNQEGQKYVPEDHDQLMFYKESQTGQVLQEGINEAGAMCDWIAAATSYSTHGVQMIPFYIYYSMFGIQRIGDLCWAAADMRSRGFLLGGTAGRTTLNGEGLQHEDGHSHVFHAVIPNCISYDPTFQYELAVIMQDGLRRMYAEQEDVYYYLTVMNENYEHPEMPAGVEQDIVKGMYQFRKGVENSNAPRVQLLGSGTIFREVIAAAELLKKDWGVESDLWGCPSFTELARDGQAAERYNLLHPAETQREAFVTQKLKSARGPVIASTDYVRAFAEQIRPYVPRRYVVLGTDGFGRSDTREKLRHFFEVDRYWVTLAALKALADEGAIGRDKVAEAIKKYNLDPNKPNPMSV, encoded by the coding sequence ATGTCCGCCGTACCAGAGCAGATCCTCGGCGCCTCGAGCGCCAACGACGCCGATCCCCAGGAAACCCATGAATGGCTCGACGCCCTGCAGGGCGTGCTGGCCGCGGAAGGCCCGGCGCGTGCCGCCTTCCTGATCGACAAGCAGATCGAATACGCCCGCGTGAACGGCGTGACCCAGCCGTTCCACGCCGAGACCCAGTACATCAACACCATCCCGGTCGAGCAGCAGGCCCGCATCCCCGGCGACCAGGACATCGAGCACCGGATCCGCTCGTACACCCGCTGGAACGCCATGGCGATGGTGCTGCGCGCCAACAAGCACACCAATGTCGGCGGCCATATCTCGTCGTTTGCCTCGGCGGCCACGCTGTACGACGTCGGCTACAACCACTTCTGGCGCGCCCCGTCTGAGCAGAGCGGCGGCGACCTGGTCTTCGTGCAGGGCCACTCGGCGCCGGGCGTGTACTCGCGCGCCTTCCTGCTGGGCCGCCTGACGCCCGACCAGCTCGATAACTTCCGCCAGGAAGTCGACGGCAAGGGCATCTCGTCGTATCCGCACCCGTGGCTGATGCCGGACTTCTGGCAGTTCCCGACGGTGTCGATGGGCCTGGGCCCGATCATGGCCATCTACCAGGCCCGCTTCATGAAGTACCTGGACAGCCGCGGCCTGGCCAAGGCCGGCGACCGCAAGGTCTGGGCCTTCCTGGGCGACGGCGAGACCGACGAGCCGGAATCGCTGGGCGCGATCGGCATGGCCGGGCGCGAGAAGCTCGACAACCTGGTGTTCGTGATCAACTGCAACCTGCAGCGCCTGGACGGCCCGGTGCGCGGCAACGGCAAGATCATCCAGGAACTGGAATCCGAGTTCCGCGGCGCCGGCTGGAACGTGATCAAGGTGGTGTGGGGCAGCAAGTGGGACGCGCTGCTGGCGCGCGACACCAAGGGCCTGCTGATGAAGCGCATGATGGAATGCGTGGACGGCGAGTACCAGACCATGAAGGCCAAGGACGGCGCCTACGTGCGCGAGCACTTCTTCAACACGCCCGAGCTCAAGGCGATGGTCGCCGACTGGTCCGACGAGGACATCTGGCGCCTGAACCGCGGCGGCCACGACCCGCACAAGATCTACGCCGCCTACAAGGCCGCCAGCGAGCACAAGGGCCAGCCCACGCTGATCCTGGCCAAGACCATCAAGGGCTATGGCATGGGCGACGCCGGCCAGGCCATGAACGTCGCGCACCAGCAGAAGAAGATGCCGGTCGACGCGATCCGCAAGTTCCGCGACCAGTTCAACATCCCGGTCGCCGACGACAAGCTGGAAGAGGTCCCGTACATCACCTTCGAGGAAGGCTCGAAGGAACTGGAATACATGCGCCAGGCGCGCATGAACCTGGGCGGCTACCTGCCGGCGCGCCGGCAGAAGGCCGAAGCGCTGCAGGTGCCCGAGCTGAAGGCGTTCGAAGCGCTGCTCAAGGCCACCGGCGAAGGCCGCGAAGTGTCCACCACCATGGCCTTCGTGCGGATCCTGAACACGCTGCTGAAGGACAAGCAGATCGGCAAGCACGTGGTGCCCATCGTCCCGGACGAGTCGCGCACCTTCGGCATGGAAGGCCTGTTCCGCCAGGTCGGCATCTGGAACCAGGAAGGCCAGAAGTACGTGCCGGAAGACCATGACCAGCTGATGTTCTACAAGGAATCGCAGACTGGCCAGGTGCTGCAGGAAGGCATCAACGAAGCCGGCGCCATGTGCGACTGGATCGCCGCCGCAACGTCGTACTCGACCCACGGCGTGCAGATGATCCCGTTCTACATCTACTACTCGATGTTCGGCATCCAGCGTATCGGCGACCTGTGCTGGGCCGCCGCCGACATGCGCTCGCGCGGCTTCCTGCTGGGCGGCACCGCCGGCCGCACCACGCTGAACGGCGAAGGCCTGCAGCATGAAGACGGCCATTCGCACGTGTTCCACGCCGTGATTCCCAACTGCATCTCGTACGACCCGACCTTCCAGTACGAGCTGGCGGTGATCATGCAGGACGGCCTGCGCCGCATGTACGCCGAGCAGGAAGACGTCTACTACTACCTGACGGTGATGAACGAGAACTACGAGCATCCGGAAATGCCGGCTGGCGTAGAGCAGGACATCGTCAAGGGCATGTACCAGTTCCGCAAGGGCGTCGAGAACAGCAACGCGCCGCGCGTGCAGCTGCTGGGCTCGGGCACGATCTTCCGCGAGGTGATCGCCGCCGCCGAGCTGCTGAAGAAGGACTGGGGCGTCGAGTCCGACCTGTGGGGTTGCCCCAGCTTCACCGAGCTGGCGCGCGACGGCCAGGCCGCCGAGCGCTACAACCTGCTGCATCCGGCCGAGACCCAGCGCGAAGCCTTTGTCACGCAGAAGCTGAAGTCGGCGCGCGGCCCGGTGATCGCATCGACCGACTACGTGCGCGCCTTCGCCGAGCAGATCCGTCCGTACGTGCCGCGCCGCTACGTGGTGCTGGGCACCGACGGCTTCGGCCGCTCGGACACGCGCGAGAAACTGCGCCACTTCTTCGAAGTGGACCGTTACTGGGTCACGCTGGCCGCGCTCAAGGCGCTGGCCGACGAGGGCGCGATCGGCCGCGACAAGGTCGCCGAGGCCATCAAGAAGTACAACCTCGACCCGAACAAGCCCAACCCGATGTCGGTCTGA
- the aceF gene encoding dihydrolipoyllysine-residue acetyltransferase, producing MSQAIEIKVPDIGDYDAVPVIEVHVKPGDSINAEDALVTLESDKATMDVPSPQAGVVKDVKIKVGDNVAEGSVLVMLEPAGQAAAAPAPAPAAAPAPAPAPAAAAPAPAPAAAPAAAPAAAGGTIEVKVPDIGDYDAVPVIEVHVKPGDTISAEDAVVTLESDKATMDVPSPQGGVVKEVKVKVGDNVSEGTLLLILEGAAAAAPAAAAAAPAPAASAPAPAPAAAPAPAAAPAAAAAVPAAAGATGATGKAAHASPSVRKFARELGVDVARVPGTGPKGRITQEDVQNYVKGVMTGQAAAPAQAAAAGAGGGELGLLPWPKVDFTRFGEVESKALSRIKKISGANLHRNWVMIPHVTNHDEADITELEAFRVQLNKENEKAGIKVTMLAFMIKATVAALKKFPNFNASLDGDNLVLKKYFNIGFAADTPNGLVVPVIKDADKKGVLEISQEMSELAKLARDGKLKPDQMQGGCFSISSLGGIGGTYFTPIINAPEVAIMGVCKSYMKPVWDGKQFAPRLTLPLSLSWDHRVIDGAEAARFNTYFAQLLADFRRILL from the coding sequence ATGAGTCAAGCGATTGAAATCAAGGTGCCGGATATCGGCGACTATGACGCCGTTCCCGTCATTGAAGTGCATGTGAAACCCGGCGACAGCATCAACGCGGAAGACGCGCTGGTGACGCTGGAGTCCGACAAGGCCACCATGGACGTGCCCTCGCCGCAGGCCGGCGTGGTCAAGGACGTCAAGATCAAGGTCGGCGACAACGTGGCCGAGGGCTCGGTGCTGGTGATGCTGGAACCGGCCGGCCAGGCGGCAGCCGCGCCCGCGCCTGCACCGGCGGCCGCTCCCGCTCCCGCGCCGGCACCTGCGGCAGCGGCTCCGGCCCCCGCACCGGCAGCGGCGCCTGCCGCAGCTCCCGCCGCGGCTGGCGGCACCATCGAAGTCAAGGTGCCCGATATCGGCGACTACGACGCCGTTCCCGTGATCGAGGTCCACGTCAAGCCGGGCGATACCATCAGCGCGGAAGACGCAGTGGTGACGCTGGAATCGGACAAGGCCACCATGGACGTGCCGTCGCCGCAGGGCGGCGTGGTCAAGGAGGTCAAGGTCAAGGTTGGCGACAACGTGTCGGAAGGCACGCTGCTGCTGATCCTGGAAGGCGCGGCCGCCGCCGCACCGGCCGCTGCCGCCGCGGCGCCCGCACCGGCTGCCAGCGCACCAGCTCCGGCGCCGGCAGCCGCGCCTGCGCCGGCCGCGGCGCCAGCTGCCGCGGCTGCCGTACCGGCCGCCGCCGGCGCAACCGGCGCAACCGGCAAGGCCGCCCACGCCAGCCCCTCGGTGCGCAAGTTCGCGCGCGAACTGGGCGTCGATGTCGCGCGCGTGCCGGGCACCGGCCCCAAGGGCCGCATCACCCAGGAAGACGTGCAGAACTACGTCAAGGGCGTGATGACCGGCCAGGCCGCCGCGCCGGCCCAGGCTGCCGCGGCCGGCGCCGGTGGTGGCGAGCTGGGCCTGCTGCCGTGGCCGAAGGTCGATTTCACCCGCTTCGGCGAGGTCGAAAGCAAGGCCCTGTCGCGCATCAAGAAGATCTCGGGTGCCAACCTGCATCGCAACTGGGTCATGATTCCGCACGTCACCAACCATGACGAAGCGGACATCACCGAGCTGGAAGCCTTCCGCGTGCAGCTGAACAAGGAAAACGAGAAGGCCGGCATCAAGGTGACCATGCTGGCGTTCATGATCAAGGCCACGGTCGCGGCGCTGAAGAAGTTCCCGAACTTCAACGCGTCCCTCGACGGTGACAATCTGGTGCTGAAGAAGTACTTCAACATCGGCTTCGCCGCCGACACCCCGAACGGCCTGGTGGTGCCGGTGATCAAGGACGCCGACAAGAAGGGCGTGCTCGAGATCAGCCAGGAAATGAGCGAGCTGGCCAAGCTGGCGCGCGACGGCAAGCTCAAGCCCGACCAGATGCAGGGCGGCTGCTTCTCGATCTCGTCGCTGGGCGGCATCGGCGGCACGTACTTCACGCCGATCATCAATGCGCCCGAAGTGGCCATCATGGGCGTGTGCAAGTCGTACATGAAGCCGGTGTGGGACGGCAAGCAGTTCGCGCCGCGCCTGACGCTGCCGCTGTCGCTGTCGTGGGACCACCGCGTCATCGACGGTGCCGAGGCCGCGCGCTTCAACACCTACTTCGCGCAACTGCTGGCGGACTTCCGCCGCATCCTGCTCTAA
- a CDS encoding MFS transporter: protein MTTCVVVRKGAEVAIAADALVTFGDTRLSRAYERNQKVFPVGDGFIALAGTTAHFPVMRTLLAGLGDECRLGSRDDVFRTFLKVHEKLKADYFVNTKEDDDDPYESSQIVCLIANPAGIFGVYSYREVFSFDRFWGIGSGRNYALGAMHAVYDRPDLGAGEIARIGVDAGVEFDKSSAGPIEVHTVRLREHEHEYEHDDAAAADQDDGADEAADGGAGGHPANGNAATNNDGAP from the coding sequence ATGACTACCTGTGTTGTCGTCAGGAAGGGCGCCGAGGTGGCGATCGCGGCCGACGCGCTCGTGACCTTCGGCGATACGCGCCTGTCGCGCGCGTACGAGCGCAACCAGAAGGTATTTCCGGTGGGCGACGGCTTTATCGCGCTGGCCGGGACCACGGCGCACTTCCCGGTGATGCGCACGCTGCTGGCGGGGCTGGGCGACGAGTGCCGGCTGGGCTCGCGCGACGACGTGTTCCGCACCTTCCTGAAGGTGCACGAGAAGCTGAAGGCGGACTACTTCGTCAATACCAAGGAAGACGATGACGATCCCTACGAGTCGTCGCAGATCGTATGCCTGATCGCCAATCCGGCGGGCATCTTCGGCGTCTACTCGTATCGCGAGGTGTTTTCGTTCGACCGCTTCTGGGGCATCGGCTCGGGCCGCAACTATGCGCTGGGCGCGATGCACGCGGTCTATGACCGGCCGGACCTCGGCGCGGGCGAGATCGCGCGCATCGGCGTCGATGCCGGCGTGGAGTTCGACAAGAGCTCGGCGGGGCCGATCGAGGTGCACACCGTGCGGCTGCGCGAGCACGAGCACGAGTACGAGCACGACGACGCGGCGGCAGCGGACCAGGACGATGGCGCTGACGAAGCCGCAGACGGCGGCGCGGGCGGCCATCCGGCGAACGGCAACGCAGCAACCAACAACGACGGCGCGCCCTGA
- the lpdA gene encoding dihydrolipoyl dehydrogenase — translation MSVIEVKVPDIGDFDAVEVIEVLVKAGDTVEVEQSLIVLESDKASMDVPSSAAGKVVDVKVKVGDKVGQGAVICTIEAQAGAAAAPAPAPAPAPAPAAAPAPAAAPAPAAAASHAGGADIQCEMLVLGAGPGGYSAAFRAADLGMNTVLVERYGTLGGVCLNVGCIPSKALLHNAAVIDEAKALAAHGILFGEAKIDLDGLRHYKNQVVGKLTGGLAGMAKARKVQVVRGIGNFLDPHHLEVELTEGEGKQTTGKKTVIRFDKAIIAAGSQAVKLPFIPEDPRIVDSTGALELPEVPNKMLVIGGGIIGLEMATVYSTLGADIDIVEMLPGLMNGADRDLVKVWEKKNKDRFGKVMLNTKTVAVEAKPDGIYVRFEGEQAPAEPQRYDLVLVSVGRSPNGKRISADKAGVAVTERGFIDVDKQMRTNVPHIYAIGDIVGQPMLAHKAVHEAHVAAEAAHGEKAFFDAKQIPSVAFTDPEVAWAGLTEDECKAQGIKYSKGVFPWAASGRAIANGRDEGFTKLIFDEETHRVIGGGIVGTHAGDLISEVCLAIEMGADAVDIGKTIHPHPTLGESIGMAAEIYEGTCTDVPPPRKR, via the coding sequence ATGAGTGTGATCGAAGTCAAGGTGCCGGATATCGGCGATTTCGACGCGGTGGAAGTGATCGAGGTGCTGGTCAAGGCCGGCGACACGGTCGAGGTGGAACAGTCCCTGATCGTGCTGGAGTCCGACAAGGCCAGCATGGACGTGCCGTCGTCGGCCGCCGGCAAGGTGGTCGATGTCAAGGTCAAGGTCGGCGACAAGGTGGGCCAGGGCGCGGTGATCTGCACCATCGAAGCCCAGGCCGGCGCCGCCGCCGCGCCTGCCCCCGCACCGGCCCCGGCGCCCGCGCCGGCCGCCGCGCCGGCCCCTGCTGCAGCGCCTGCACCTGCTGCCGCCGCCAGCCACGCCGGCGGCGCCGATATCCAGTGCGAGATGCTGGTGCTGGGCGCCGGCCCCGGCGGCTATTCGGCCGCGTTCCGCGCCGCCGACCTGGGCATGAACACCGTGCTGGTGGAGCGTTACGGCACCCTCGGCGGGGTCTGCCTGAACGTGGGCTGCATCCCGTCCAAGGCGCTGCTGCACAACGCCGCGGTGATCGACGAAGCCAAGGCGCTGGCCGCCCACGGCATCCTGTTCGGCGAAGCCAAGATCGACCTCGACGGCCTGCGCCACTACAAGAACCAGGTGGTCGGCAAGCTGACCGGCGGCCTGGCCGGCATGGCCAAGGCGCGCAAGGTGCAGGTGGTGCGCGGCATCGGCAATTTCCTCGACCCGCATCACCTGGAGGTGGAACTGACCGAAGGCGAAGGCAAGCAGACCACCGGCAAGAAGACCGTGATCCGCTTCGACAAGGCCATCATCGCCGCCGGCAGCCAGGCGGTGAAGCTGCCCTTTATCCCGGAAGACCCGCGCATCGTCGACTCGACCGGTGCGCTGGAGCTGCCCGAAGTGCCCAACAAGATGCTGGTCATCGGCGGCGGCATCATCGGCCTGGAAATGGCGACGGTGTACAGCACGCTGGGCGCCGACATCGATATCGTCGAAATGCTGCCGGGCCTGATGAACGGCGCCGACCGCGACCTGGTCAAGGTCTGGGAAAAGAAGAACAAGGACCGCTTCGGCAAGGTGATGCTCAACACCAAGACGGTCGCTGTGGAAGCCAAGCCGGACGGCATCTACGTCAGGTTCGAGGGCGAGCAGGCGCCGGCCGAACCGCAGCGCTATGACCTGGTGCTGGTGTCGGTGGGCCGCTCGCCCAACGGCAAGCGCATCAGCGCCGACAAGGCCGGCGTTGCCGTGACCGAGCGCGGCTTTATCGACGTCGACAAGCAGATGCGCACCAACGTGCCGCATATCTACGCGATCGGCGATATCGTCGGCCAGCCGATGCTGGCGCACAAGGCCGTGCACGAAGCCCACGTGGCCGCGGAAGCGGCGCATGGCGAAAAGGCCTTCTTCGATGCCAAGCAGATCCCGTCGGTGGCCTTTACCGATCCGGAAGTGGCCTGGGCCGGCCTGACCGAGGACGAGTGCAAGGCGCAGGGCATCAAGTACAGCAAGGGCGTGTTCCCGTGGGCCGCTTCGGGCCGCGCCATCGCCAACGGCCGCGACGAGGGCTTCACCAAGCTGATCTTCGACGAGGAAACCCATCGCGTGATCGGCGGCGGGATCGTCGGCACGCATGCCGGCGACCTGATCAGCGAAGTGTGCCTGGCGATCGAGATGGGCGCCGACGCGGTCGATATCGGCAAGACCATCCATCCGCACCCGACGCTGGGCGAGTCGATCGGCATGGCGGCAGAGATCTACGAAGGCACGTGTACCGACGTGCCGCCGCCGCGCAAGCGTTGA